The genomic region GTCCCTTCGAGGATCTGGTGCACCCGCAGGTCACGCACGATCTTCTCCACTCCGTACTCGGCGAGGTATCCGTACCCACCGTGCAGTTGCAGCGCGCGGTTCGCCACTTCGAAGCCGGTGTCGGTGGCGAAGCGCTTGGCCATCGCGCACAGCCGGGTGGCCTCGGGGTGGCGGGCGTCCAGCGCGGAGGCGGCCCGCCACAGCAGCAGCCGGGCCGCTTCCAGCTCGGTGCCCATGTCGGCCACGGTGAACCGCAGCGCCTGCTGCTTGCTCAGCGGCCCGCCGAAGGCGGTGCGCTGGCCGAGGTGCTCGATCGACTTGTCCAGCGCGGCCTGCGCGCCACCGAGGGAGCAGGCGGCGATGTTGATCCGCCCGCCGTCCAGGCCGGACATGGCGATGCGGAAACCGTTGCCCTCGCCGCCGATCAGGTTGGCCGCGGGCACCCGCACCCCGTCCATGATCACCTGGCGGGTGGGCTGGGCGTTCCAGCCCATCTTCTGCTCGTTGGCGCCGAACTCCAGGCCCGGCGTGCCCTTCTCCACCGCGAAGGCGGACACCCCGCCCGCGCCCGGCCCGCCGGTGCGCGCCATCACCAGGTAGAAGTCCGAGGACCCCGCGCCAGAGATGAACTGCTTGACCCCGGTGAGCACGTAGTCCTCCCCGTCGCGGACCGCGCTGGTGCGCAGCGCGGCGGCGTCGGAACCGGCGTCGGGCTCGGTGAGGCAGTAGCTGGCCAGCAGGTCCATCGAGACCAGGCCGGGCAGCCACGTGGCGCGCTGGGTCTCGTCGCCGAAGCGGTCCACCATGCCGGCGACCATGTTGTGGATGGACAGGTAACCGGCGATGGAGGGGCAGCCGGTGGCCAGCGACTCGAACACCAGCACCGCGTCCAGGCGGCTGAGCCCGGACCCGCCGTGCTGCTCGCCGACGTAGATGCCGCCCATGCCCAGCTGCGCGGCCTTGCGCAGCACGTCGACCGGGAAGTGCTTGCGCTGGTCCCAGTCCACCGCGTGCGGGGCCAGGTGCTCGGCGGCGAAGTCGGCGGCCATCTCCCGGATGGCGCGCTGGTCCTCGTTGAGCCCGAACACGTCCGGCCGGATCTCCGAGATGGTCATCGGCTCAGTCCATGGTGGGGATGACGAAGGACGCGCCTTCCTTGACCCCGGACGGCCAGCGCGAGGTGACCGTCTTGGTCCGGGTGTAGAACTTGAACGAGTCCGGCCCGTGCTGGTTGAGGTCGCCGAAGCCGGAGCGCTTCCAGCCGCCGAAGGTGTGGTAGGCCACCGGCACCGGGATCGGCACGTTGACCCCGACCATGCCCGCGCGCACCCGGCGGGAGAAGTCGCGGGCGGTGTCGCCGTCGCGGGTGAAGATGGCCACGCCGTTGCCGTACTCGTGTTCGGAGGGCAGGCGCAGGGCCGACTCGTAGTCCTCGGCGCGCACGATGGTGAGCACCGGGCCGAAGATCTCCTCGCGGTAGATGCTCATCTCCGGGGTGACGTGGTCGAACAGGCAGGCGCCGAGGAAGTAGCCGTCCTCGTGGCCTTCCAGGGTGAAGTCGCGGCCGTCGACCAGCAGCTTCGCGCCCTCGGCGACACCGGCGTCGACGTAGCCGCGGACCTTCTCCAGCAGTCCGGCGCTGGAGAGCGGCCCGAACTCGGCCTGTTCGTCGAAGGAGTGCCCGATGCGCAGCTGTTTGACCTTGGCCGCCAGCTTCTCGGCCAGCGCGTCCGCGGTGGCCTGGCCGACCGGCACCGCGACCGAGATCGCCATGCAGCGCTGGCCCGCGGAGCCGAAACCGGCGCCGAGCAGGGCGTCCACCGCCCCGTCCAGGTCCGCGTCCGGCATGATGATCATGTGGTTCTTGGCGCCGCCGAAGCACTGGGCGCGCTTGCCGTTGGCGGTGGCGGTGGAGTAGACGTAGTGCGCGATGTCGGAGGAGCCGACGAAGCCGACCGCCTCGATCCGCGGGTCGGTGAGCAGGGTGTCCACCGCGGTCTTGTCGCCGTTGACCACGTTGAGCACGCCCGGCGGCAGCCCGGCTTCCAGGAACAGCTCGGCGATCCGCAGCGGCACCGAGGGGTCGCGCTCGGACGGCTTGAGGATGAAGGCGTTGCCGCAGGCGATCGCGGGCGCGATCTTCCACAGCGGGATCATCGCGGGGAAGTTGAACGGGGTGATCCCGGCGACCACGCCGAGCGGCTGGCGCAGCGAGTGCACGTCGATGCCGCCGCCCGCGCCGTCGGTGAACTCACCCTTGAGCAGGTGCGGGGCGCCCGCGGCGAACTCGACCACCTCGAGCCCGCGCTGGATGTCGCCCTTGGCGTCGGCCACGGTCTTGCCGTGCTCGCTGGAGAGCAGCCGGGCCAGGGAGTCCAGCTCCCGCTGGGCCAGGTCGAGGAAGCGCAGCAGCACCCTGGCCCGCCGCTGCGGGTTCCAGGCCGCCCACTCCACCTGGGCGGCGGCCGCGTCGGCGATGGCCGCCCTGGTCTCCTCGACCGAGGCGAGCGGCACCTTGGCCTGCACCTTCCCGGTGTTGGGGTCGTAGACATCGCCGAAGTTGCCCGAGGTACCGGGAACCGGCTTGCCGCCGACGAAATGGGTCAGTTCGTTGACCATGGACGCACCCCACTGTGCTTCGCGGACACCTGGCGAGTGATCAGCGCCACCCACGGCCGAACATATAGTAGGACGTCCAACTATGTCGATACAGAGTGACGGACGTCCAAGTGTGCTAGGAGCTCCGGCAGCCGGTCGATCCAGTCGAGCAGCCGTCGCCGCCACAGTTCGACCCTGGTCACCGCGGCCGCGGACAGCGACTCGTCGGCGGCCCACTCCGCCCAGTCCTCGCCGGCCAGCCAGCCCAGGCAGCCCACGACGCGGTGCAGCAGCAGCGAGTTCTCCGGCACGGTGCGGCCGTAGCCGGTCCAGAAGGCCGGGGGCAGCTCGGCGCCGTGCAGGTAGGCGTGCTCCTGGAAGGCGGACAGCTCGTCGAGGGGCTGGCGGACGCCGGGGTAGTCCCAGTCGATCAGGGTGGCCCGGTCGTGCCCGATGATCACGTTGAACAGGTTGACGTCGCCGTGCACCAGGCAGGGTCGCTCGGCGCGCAGCTCCTCGGCGTGCGCGAGCAGCGCGGCGTCGACCGCGGGCAGCAGGGGCAGCAGCGCGGGGCGGTGTTCGCGCACCCACGGCTGGGTCGCGGCCAGTTCGGCGCGCAGCCTCTCCACCGGGTCGGCCGGGGTCAGCCGGAGCCCGTCGGGGCGGAGCTCGCCGTGCAGGTGCGCGGGGAAGCCGACCGCGTGCACCGCGGCCAGCGCCCGGCCGACGGCCTGCCAGACCCGGTCGGTCGCGGTGCCCGCGCGCACGGCCTCGGCCAGGGTGACGCCCTCGACGTAGGCCACCAGCCGGTCGCCGCGGTCGTTCGCGGCCAGCAGCGGTGGCGCGCCGACCTGGTTGGCGGCCAGGAACTCCGCCATCGCCCTCGGGCTGGGCCGGGGGTGTTCGTGTTGGCGCAGCACCACTTTGCGGCCGTCGGCGAGCACGGCCAGGTGCAGCGTGTTGTCCAGTCCGTCGCCGCCGATCGGCTCGACCTGGGCCGCCGCGGGAAGTCCCGCGGCGGCGATCAGGTCGCCGAGAGCTTGGTTCAGCGGCCCACCAGGTCGCGGCTGATCAGCGACGGCAGGTCGACCCCGCAGCGCTCGGCCAGTTCGCGCACCGGGTCCGGCAGCGGCAGCAGCTTGCGGATGTCCTTGGTTGCCGGGACGCCCTCACTGCCGCCGATCAGGCTGTGCGGGGTGCTCATCCCGGACAGCTGGTAGCTGCGCCAGGTCGGCGGCTTGCCCTCGGTGAAGGCCAGCGAACGCCCGCTCCACAGCAGCAGCGCCATGGTGCGGCGGTTGCTCACCACCACCGCGGTGCCGCCCTGCTTGCTCACCGCGGCGAAGTCGGTGATCATCCGGGCGGCTTCGCGCAGCGGGCGCCGGCACTCGCCGGTCACCACCCACGCACCGTCCAGCCGGTCGATCTCGAATCCTCGCTCGCGCAGATCCTCCTGCACGGCCGCGCTCGGTTCGTCCACCGAGTTCTCGGCCAGTTCCAACACCTGCT from Crossiella sp. CA-258035 harbors:
- a CDS encoding isobutyryl-CoA dehydrogenase; translated protein: MTISEIRPDVFGLNEDQRAIREMAADFAAEHLAPHAVDWDQRKHFPVDVLRKAAQLGMGGIYVGEQHGGSGLSRLDAVLVFESLATGCPSIAGYLSIHNMVAGMVDRFGDETQRATWLPGLVSMDLLASYCLTEPDAGSDAAALRTSAVRDGEDYVLTGVKQFISGAGSSDFYLVMARTGGPGAGGVSAFAVEKGTPGLEFGANEQKMGWNAQPTRQVIMDGVRVPAANLIGGEGNGFRIAMSGLDGGRINIAACSLGGAQAALDKSIEHLGQRTAFGGPLSKQQALRFTVADMGTELEAARLLLWRAASALDARHPEATRLCAMAKRFATDTGFEVANRALQLHGGYGYLAEYGVEKIVRDLRVHQILEGTNEIMRVIVSRGLMGGDR
- a CDS encoding phosphotransferase, with amino-acid sequence MRGRPAVADQPRPGGPLNQALGDLIAAAGLPAAAQVEPIGGDGLDNTLHLAVLADGRKVVLRQHEHPRPSPRAMAEFLAANQVGAPPLLAANDRGDRLVAYVEGVTLAEAVRAGTATDRVWQAVGRALAAVHAVGFPAHLHGELRPDGLRLTPADPVERLRAELAATQPWVREHRPALLPLLPAVDAALLAHAEELRAERPCLVHGDVNLFNVIIGHDRATLIDWDYPGVRQPLDELSAFQEHAYLHGAELPPAFWTGYGRTVPENSLLLHRVVGCLGWLAGEDWAEWAADESLSAAAVTRVELWRRRLLDWIDRLPELLAHLDVRHSVST
- a CDS encoding CoA-acylating methylmalonate-semialdehyde dehydrogenase produces the protein MVNELTHFVGGKPVPGTSGNFGDVYDPNTGKVQAKVPLASVEETRAAIADAAAAQVEWAAWNPQRRARVLLRFLDLAQRELDSLARLLSSEHGKTVADAKGDIQRGLEVVEFAAGAPHLLKGEFTDGAGGGIDVHSLRQPLGVVAGITPFNFPAMIPLWKIAPAIACGNAFILKPSERDPSVPLRIAELFLEAGLPPGVLNVVNGDKTAVDTLLTDPRIEAVGFVGSSDIAHYVYSTATANGKRAQCFGGAKNHMIIMPDADLDGAVDALLGAGFGSAGQRCMAISVAVPVGQATADALAEKLAAKVKQLRIGHSFDEQAEFGPLSSAGLLEKVRGYVDAGVAEGAKLLVDGRDFTLEGHEDGYFLGACLFDHVTPEMSIYREEIFGPVLTIVRAEDYESALRLPSEHEYGNGVAIFTRDGDTARDFSRRVRAGMVGVNVPIPVPVAYHTFGGWKRSGFGDLNQHGPDSFKFYTRTKTVTSRWPSGVKEGASFVIPTMD